Genomic window (Calonectris borealis chromosome 18, bCalBor7.hap1.2, whole genome shotgun sequence):
ACAAAGAACTTGAAATCCCTGGGTGAGCCCAGGGGAGGATTGCAAAACCTGTGCTCACAAACGGAGCAGAAGCGGGGAGGGTGTGGGAAGCGGTGCCAGCGTTTGCAGGACTCCCTCCCGGgtaggcagcagagcaggggacTTGCAGAAACTGCAGGCTTCCTGCTGGATACCCCACCGAGACGCAGAAGACCCAAAAAGCCTTAATGCCGGATGAGGTCTTCAAGGATTTTTATGTAAGGTCAGTCTCCAGAGGAAGGGCGTTTAACACTGACTCTGTGTGTTGCTGTCAGCATTCGGATGGTTTAATTTCTCAAAGCGTTTCATTCTAATGGGTAACTGCTTCTCCTGACTCACATCCTTAAAATTTGCATgagatgcttttgtttttctcttatttcagctttcctccctcccctgtgACAGCACATTGAAACTAAAGAATATGTAGGAAGGAGACAGGTGGCTGAGAGAAGTGAGAAGACGGTGGTGTGCTGAGCTCAGTTTTGGAAGGAAGGAGAACCACAGGGAGGGTTTGGGCTTTATCTGGGATGGAACAGACTctctgtaaagatttttttttaaggactgaCTGGGTATGCGTGGCCCCTCTCCGAAACGTTCCTGGAGCTTTGCTTCAGCTGTAAACCTGTGATTCTGGGTACACAAACAGTCCAGAAATAATCTCTTTGGGTGTGCTCTGAGGCAGACTTTAATTACCTCCTGGGTAGAAGGCATCTAGCCTGGAAGTTGCTGATAAgtgaaagagatgatgaaagccTGGGATGGTGTCAGCATCCTGGAGGAGCCAGGCTGGATGCTGAGGTGCCGCCGGGCTGGATTGCGGCTCCTGCTCCTCTGACGGTGCTGTGTTTCTCTTGCAGGTGCCCGTTGGGTTGAACACTTGCTGGCTGAAAGCTGAAGCGTGATCACCAGCCTGTGCGGAGGAGAACAGGATGCGGGTCACCATGAGGAGGGTGTTGCTGGTGGTGGGCTCGGTGGTCGCCCTGATGGTGACTCTGCACCTCGGCCAGCAGGTCCTGGAGTGCCAGCAGGTCCTGAGCGAGAGGAGGCACAGGCTGATGAGACCCGAGAACGAGGAGCTGGTCATGATGGACTCCAATCACGTCGAGTACCGTTACAGCAAGGAGATGCCCCTGATATTCATTGGCGGGGTCCCGCGGAGCGGCACGACGCTGATGAGGGCCATGCTTGATGCCCACCCTGAGGTGCGCTGTGGAGAGGAGACCCGCATCATCCCCCGCGTGTTGGCGATGCGGCAGGCCTGGTCCAAATCGGGGCGAGAGAAGATGCGCCTGGATGAAGCGGGGGTGACGGACCAAGTTTTGGACGCCGCTATGCAGGCCTTTATACTGGAAGTGATCGCCAAGCACGGCGAGCCAGCCCGGTATTTGTGTAACAAGGACCCCTTCACGCTGAAGTCCTCTGTCTACCTGTCCAGGCTGTTCCCCAATTCCAAATTCCTCCTGATGGTTCGAGATGGCCGGGCTTCGGTCCACTCCATGATCACGCGGAAGGTGACGATCGCAGGCTTCGACCTGAACAGCTACCGAGACTGCCTGACCAAGTGGAACAAAGCCATCGAGGTGATGTACTCCCAGTGCTTGGAGATCGGGCGGTCCCGGTGCCTGCCCGTCTACTACGAGCAGCTGGTGCTGCACCCCGAGCAGTCCATGCACGCCATCATGAAGTTCCTGGACATCTCCTGGAGCGACACGGTGCTGCACCACGAGGAGCTGATAGGGAAGCCCGGTGGGGTGTCGCTTTCCAAGTGAGTGTTTCGGCCCCTGCCTCGGCTTTCCGAGGAGCGTTTTCGTTACACGAAGCAGGTCAAGGCTAAAACTGGGGGCAAAGACGCATTACTTGTGTTTATGCGTGCTTTTTCAGGGGCAGAAGTGGCAACACGTCCTGCACGCTTTTGCTGCGGTAGGTTTTGTGTTTCCGAGTAGAAGACAGCTTGAATACTAGCAATCTGTTGTACCCAACAGAGCAGCTTGTCAGGCAAGGATTTTAGGAGCAGGTGACTGCTTTATTCATCTGTCTTGACAGTGCAGAAATGATTTTCGTCTCTAATTTGAAAAGAACTGCTTGCTCTGAAACCTGAGCTCTTTAACGCCTCTTTTTTCCACCCGTCCTCAAATACCTCCTTACCATGATTAGTTTTGCTGCTCATGAATGGCTTTCAGCGGTGAGCAGCAATTCTTGCCAGGCTTGGTGCTGGTATTGCAGAATAAAAGAAATACCTGCTCTGTGGAGACACACCCCAGCACTCCCTCCTTGCTGGCTGTCCGTCTCTGGTGCCAGGGGGGTGCTTGCTgccttccaccttctcctcttttAATGCTCTTTATTTCCTAAGTGGAGGCTTAAGCCTAACTTAGCAAAATTTAATCAGTGGTGTAAGGGAACCATACAAGCAGTCTTTGTATAAATTCTCATGCCCGAGTGGTGAGGGCAGCTGTGGACATGCAGCTGCTCTGTTTCTTGGGGACGGGTGGGGGCTCCGCTTCCCCCCGCCGTGCGATGCTCTTCCAGACGAGGCTGCGCAGCATTGCCTGTGCCTTGGCAATCGGTAACTGGGACGCTCTGGTGAGGCTCAGGATCCGCACGTTCATCCCTCTTAGGACGCCGTGCCGCCTGTGCTGCGTGGGGTGCGGTTTCCTTTGGCTCGAGTCGAGCAGGCGGCTGCTCGCCCCGGGGCCGGCGTCCCGCCGAGCACAGGGTGCAGAGGGGGGGCTGTAGCTGCGAGGGGCTCGCTCCTCGGCGTTTGGAGGGCAGGCAGCATGGCTGGTGGGGAGCGCGTCCCAGCGCCCTTACCCCAGGCAGACCAGGAAGGCAGCTGTGGTGTAGGATAAAGAGGTGCAGGCACCTGTGATGCCTGTAGCGATGATTTCTCCAGGGCTTTCAGCACTATTTGCTAAGTAAATTTTGCCAAGGTTGCCTAAACACGTAAGTGTTTGGATTTTCAGTGGGGTCGTGTGGTGTATCTGTGCTACAGACCACAcatctttcattattttcctgTAACAAGCAAAGGTGTCCTGGTAACACCCCGACCCCGGTGCAGGATGGATCACCCCGTAGAGGGGGACCCAGCCCCTGCCAGGATCCActcccccagggcagggctgtgagCGGGACGCGGGTGCCCCGGCTCCGCAGGCGGGCCCGGCGGGTGCTGAGCGGTTGTGCTGCACGCCTCCCTCGGGCATCGGAAGCAAAATGTTGAAGTGGCAGTGAACCTAGCTGAAGGCTCTTCTGTCTGAGCCCAGTACGTGTGTGAAATCCAACATTAgtgtcttgttttgcttttttctttgttatttttccccaggATAGAAAGATCAACAGACCAGGTTATCAAGCCGGTGAACATGGAGGCGTTATCTAAGTGGATCGGGCACATCCCGGGGGATGTGCTGCAGGACATGGCCCACATCGCGCCGATGCTCGCCAGGCTCGGCTACGACCCCTACGCCAACCCACCCAACTACGGCCACCCCGACCCCTTGGTTGTCAACAACACGCACAGAGTGAGTGTGGGAGCCCTCTGCCTGGGGCGCTGCCCGCGGTCACGGGAGGGAgtggggccgtggggccgtgggTCTCTGCCCCCACAGAGCCCTCTGagcagaagaggctgctgagCCGAATCGGAAGAGAGCAGGGGAGAAACAAACGCTCTCTTCCTTTTGGGAACGACAGTCACGCAGTTACACCGAGATGATTTCAAAACAGATGTGTGCGGTAAATTAAGTCTGGCGTGGCTCAAACTGATGATGTTCCCTATcattttgtggtggtgtttgtttcttctgctgtggCAGATACTGGCCTGTCCCTCCCTGATCCAGCCCCGCTCTCGAACCCGGGTGTGGGAGTTACTGGTGCGTGCCGATGTTATCCAGGTGCACAGCTGTAGGCACTAGACGCGCCGGTCTGGCCCCAGGAGGACGCGCAGACTGTGCTGCGTCCGTGTCAGCTCACCAGCCACTCCCGCCGTCCCGCGGGGAATGCGAGTGGAGGCTCGTAATGCGTTtgggcaaaaccagattttttttttagaatattgACTCATGTCCCTGGAGCAGAACTGCAAGGAAGAAGCTGCAGAGCCACAGACAGCAGTTACTAAACAGAGGGAGTTTCTCCTGCTTTGAGGTGGAGTGGTTCCTCCCCAGCCTGAGGCTGgactctgcagcccccccagctttGGACGTGCTCCCTGTGACGGTGTCCTTGGACGAGGGGTCCTTTGTCAGACTGGTGGGAGCAGGGGAACGCCTGCGGGTGGGACTGGTCCCCGTGGTACTATGTGCAGGCAGGCAACTAGCAGCACTGACCTGGAAGAGCTTCCCTGGAGCTGGTCTGTGCTCCGAGTGCTCTGGGCTCTTACAGCTCCTCCTTGCTCTCTCTGCTTGCTGAGAGCTGTTCTAGGACACAGGTGATTTGGGTGAACATCTGTCCTGGGCAGGGTCAGGGACTCTGGGATGGACCTTTCTGTACTTCTTGGGATGAGTTTGGAGAACTGGCACGATGGTAAAGACTCAAATACTGTCCCCTCCCAGGCTAAGGGGGGGAACCGGAGAATTGCTTGTGTTGGTTCCCTGCCCCAGCAGGATGCTGTTCCCTGTCTTTGCTTACAGTCGCAAAGGAGGAAACCTCCCTCTATTGCCCCAATATAGCACCTCGATGTAGAACAAATGCCCATCAGGGTATTTGTGCTGGTTCAGGTATACTGGGACATAGGACGCAGTTATGAGGTGGACTTGCCGATGTTCATAGAGCCACTACCCCAGAAGGGTCACTCCAATTTTCTCTTTTCCGTAGGTTTTAAAGGGGGATTATAAAACGCCAGCCAATTTGAAAGGTCATCTGCAGGTAAGAGTCTGCTGTCCCTTCCGAGGGCTTTGCCTTGTTTGGGTGCCTGGGCCCTTGCTCCCTCTTACGGGCATTTGCAGGCTGGGCAGCCAACTGCTCTCTTGCCTCGATCCATGGGGACGATGTGCCTGTCCCTTCTGCTGCGCTCCCACCCTCCACACTCTCGTTGTTGATGTCCTGTGTATTCTGTGCTCCTCAGACCCTGCTCATTCATCTGTCACCTCCTTCCTGGTCTGCTCGTGTGTATGGTTTTGTGCTGTGGAGTTCTGTGCTCGCTCATCAGAATAAACTTGTGCTCTTCATTCTCTGACTTTTAAGACACTTCCCACCTTGCTCTCTGTTCCAAAACTCTTAAAGTTTTCGTTGTTGTGGGTCTTGCCTGCCTTAGGGAAGGATGGCTTGTCTGATCTGCAGGTTACAGATAGGTCTTCTAGTTCTTGTACTTGGGTGTTTGTGTTCAGGTGTCAAATACACACTACGGGGCTCCCTCCCTAAAGAGCAGTGCTTGAAAACAATTAATAACCATCTTTTGTAATGCAGGGCAGTCCAACAGCCATTGCAcatacagacttaaaaaaaataaaagacttctTGACTCTCCAGAAAGCGCAACCTGCACAGTATGGAGATGCAGTAGATTGGTGTTGATGTTTCGATCCAGGTTTTACCTGCTCAACATGAGGCCTCCTAAAGAAAGCAGGGGGATTGATTGAGCTGCATCGCCAGTGTCGGGCGAGAAGGTGCAGAGCCCGGTCCCGGGCTGCGGAAGCGGGGCCGCTGGTGAAGCGAGCGTGTGGCGGCTCTCACTGCGAGAGGCGTCGCGGGCCATTCCCGGATGGCCACCCAGAGTGGTTCTTGTTGCGTGAACGGTAGCGAAGCGAGAGGCTGCAGTCTCGTGGCAGCGTCTCCTGGCTGCTGGTTCTCTGCCCTCGCGCTGCTTTCTGTGTCCTAAACATTTCCTTTTCGTGCTGCTGGGAACACGGCGGGAATGTTTTGAGTTGCAGATGGTGGCTTAAAGCTGACCCTTCTGTTTCTGGGTTGTTCTAGGTGACTCAGAACACATCATCTTCTCACTAAGAAAATTAATGATTTCCAGGTAAGACCTTGTACTTCATTTTGGGACTCGGGCAAATCTGCCTGCATTGCTCCAGGGTTAGCATTTTGCTTGTGTAATTTCTTGTGTCTGTGGATTAGCTGGGCTGCTCCAGGCACGCTCGTTATGCAAATGATCCCCTTCACAGTTGCTTTAGGTTTTCAGAACAATACTGTTAAGTGAGACGATTTGTCAGAAATTCTTTTCCTGAGCTCTGGAAACAGGCTtacttcaacagaatcaaaatcgGCCCCTTGGGAGAGTTATTACTGACTGGCCCCACGGGGAGCATTGAAACGGGATGTGGAAACGTGTGGATGGGCTGAGCCGCTCCCCAGCTGTCTTCTAGGACGTGCCGAGGACCCGCGGAAGGGAAGATAAAGCGGGCGCATCTGCTGTCAGTTTGGAGAAACAGGGCTGCTACCCTGGGTTTCTGCTCCAGATGCAACTGTTGATATGTTGGatgtttttccatctcttttcgGCTAGCCTCTACgataaaatagaaaatgtcatttttcttactaaaaatgACTCTTTAAAAACTAGTTTCTATGTAAAAGCAGTATATTGcgctaaaaaaaaaatgggaagcaTTGAGTGAGAGTAGAAGTTGTGTGCCCATCATCCTGGAGCTGGGACTGGGTTTCTTTCTAACCATTTTTTGTATGGCGGCTGCTTTAAAACCGCAAAAAAAATGTAAACCCGTTCGCGGGGCACCTGCCGTGGCGGGATCCTGCTCCTCAGCCTGCCTGTTTCTCTCTTCCAGAATGCTGCAAATGGCCTTTTGTTGTCCAAGGGAGAAGAGTTTGCAACGGCACCAGTGGAAATCGGTTATCCAAGCATATTGCTTGCTAGCACTATTGCCAAAGGACTGCTCTGTGGGGGACGCATTTGCAGTTATTTGCAAAGGCCGGGCGCCCGTCCTCCGCCCGGCCCCAGCGCTCCGTGGTGAAAGCATCTGAGGAAGCTCGTGCGCCGGGGGGGGGccgcgccccggggggggggcgccTGCCGGAGGACTCGGCGCACGCGTGTGGACGTCTCGCGGGGCCGTGCTCTGAGTCGCGGGTCAGAAAGGGGTGCCCGGGCGCTGCCGAGCCCTTGTCGTGCGCCTGGCCCCCGCCCTTCACCGTGACTTGCAGAGGTATCGCAGAGTTAATATATGCGCCCGCCCCCCTCGCTGCACATTAAAGTGGTGTTTTAAGAGCGCAGGCCCCGCCCTCCCTCTGCTGCCGGGGGCCGCCGAACCACAGCGGAGCCGCTGCCCGGGCGGCCCTCGCGGGGCCGCTCCTTCCAGCTCTATGGTTGTGGGCGTGGCTTAGCGGCGCTCGGGGCGCGTCACCGGAAGGAGACGGTTCAGTTCCGGGCGGCAGCGGCGCAGGCGggaggagcggagcggggccgggccgggggtgtCGGCGGGCCGGGGGTGTCCGCGGGCGCCATGTCGATGTCGCACCTGTACGGCACGGACGGGGAGGATGGCGTGGAGATGGAGAACTTCGAGGTGTCGGACTGGGACCTGCAGAACGAGTTCAACCCCCACCGGCAGCGCCACCGGCAGAGCAAGGAGGAGGCCACCTACGGCGTCTGGGCCGAGCGCGACTCGGACGAGGAGCGGCCCAGCTTCGGCGGCAAGCGGTacgggccgggggcgcggggcgaggGGCCGCCGGGCCGAGCCGTCCCCTCTCGCCCAGGGCTACGCGTCTGGCGGCCGCGGTTGTGCCGCGCTCGGCGGGTGGGCGCAGCCGCGCGGGCAGGCTCGGGTGGCTGCCCCGTTTCGTGGTGGTTTTCGGGCTGTAACCGCCCTCCTGAGCAGCCCAGCCCGGGACAGGGGCTGCCCtcagggcggccgcggggcgcacAGAGCTGCCTGCGGGCAGTTTGCCTGTTGCAAGCGTGTGCCTGCTGCCCAGGGGGAAAGAACGGCTATTTCCTGGCAAAAACAGCGTTAAACTGCTCGTCGgtttttaatacttaattttAAGGCGGGGTCTAAGGCACAGTAGTCCCCAGGCTTGTGCAGGAATGAGCACTGGTCCACTGGAACAGAATTTGCTCACAGGTCTCGTTTTGGTGTAGCTCCAGGGATTACTCGGCCCCCGTGAACTTCATTAGCGCTGGGCTGAAAAAGTCAGCGGCTGAGGATATGTCAGAAGAAGACTCCGATGAAGATGAGAAGCCTGTTAAGCAGGAAGAAATCCCTAAAGAGTTTGTGCCAAAGAAGTTAAAAACAGTGAGTTATCCAGGAAATTCTCAATACTGTGTAATGTATTTATGAAACTCAGGCTGAAAGAATAATAGAGCActaaagaaagggagaaagcGTTAAAACCAGAGAACCAGACGTGACAGCATGCCGTTAAGGGAGgtgttttctctgtcttttggAGCTATTCTGATGTATCGTTTTGTGTCCGTGGGAACATAAGTCCTTTTGGGCCCTTTTATCTGCCTTAATATTCCCTTGGGTCAATTGAggttaaaataaaagaatgtcCGTGGTTTACTGCCTTTCGAAGACTTTTTTAATCTCACAGAATAGTATGGCAAATCTAGGCATGTAATAGATGAAAAATCAAACTGTTATTTTCAGTTACCAAACACAGAAAGAATCACGAATCAGCTTCAGCTCAAGTCGATGTTAGAGCCTAATAACTGGCAGCTTGTCAGGCAAAGGTAGTCGGGACTTTCCTTTTCTATCTAAGGAGTTACGGGAAACTCCTCAGGTCGCAGGGAGCGTTCATGGACAAATCATGACATAGTGAGCTGTGCAGTGTGGTGACAACCGAACCGCTTCTGGGAAGAACCTTCCTTTTGAGTGAAATTATACAGAGCTTGGTTATTAGAATGCCTTAAGGTTgtgtggttgtttgtttgtttgtttattgttttaacAGGGTGGTAATTTCAAGCCTAGTCAGAAAGGCTTTGTAGGGGGGACAAAATCTTTCGTGGATTTTGGCAGCTGGGAGAGACACACTAAGGGAATTGGGCAGAAGCTTCTCCAGAAGATGGGTTACGTCCCCGGAAGAGGTCTTGGGAAGAATGCTCAAGGTACTGTGATTGTGTGTTTGGTCGTTTATTGTTAACTAGTAATTTGGAGAAGAGATTGGATTCTTTAAAGAACTGTCATCTCCAGGTGGCTTGCAACttcattcttgttttcttgtgtCTCTTACATGTGATCTGGGTCCTTATGATAAGATTCAATTGTGTTTAAATTACCATAGGCCAATTTTATGCTCTTGttattttgcaagagaaaaagagaaagaaaaaagggagataaATTCCAAAGGTAGCCAGCTCACAGAAAAGGAGATGTTGTTTTATGTGACAGaataaaaaagcagtgaaatgcTGATGTGAATAATATCTGCTCTGGTTTTAGTGGTGTGTGCTGCAATTAAGTGATTTTATAGCCACTAAGAAATTAGTGAAGTTGTAGAAGATAACATAGCGATAGAGGCAGAATACGAGGCTGGATGTTTGTGCTGATTTGATAACTTAGGGTACTGTAGGAAGAGCACTCGCTGTTCTCTCTTAGTAAACAAACTGCTCCTTCTGATCTAACTACCGTCCTCTTAGGTATTATCAATCCAATTGAGGCcaaacaaagaaaaggcaaaggagctGTGGGGGCATACGGCTCTGAAAGAAGCAGCCAGTCTTTGCAAGACTTCCCTGTTGTGGACTCGGAAGAAGAAGCTGAGGAGGTATTTGTATGATTCTTGGTATATCTGTTTTcctgttgtgttgtgttgtatgtacAAAATTCTAATATGTTGTAATATTAGCTTCTGTGTCAGAGAAAACTGTTTGGGCTCATTTTAGATAAGAAGCTAAAGACATAGCACATGAGTTTCATTTAGACATATTTTTCTTGTCACTgtaatgttcttttttgtttctggcTCACTTTATTCTAGTGGTCTTGCTAAAACCCAACCTTCAAAGAGTCCCCCCAGGTCAATAGTCTTTgtcttttgtttaaattaaaaaacaaacaaaacaaaacaaaaaaaacccaaaaaaccagaaACGTACTGCCAGCATTGTGAATAGGGTGGTTGACTGGACCACAGTATCTGAGCCGTTTTGTCACTGAGCTTTAGCGCTTTCCCAGTTATTTTGCTGTACAGCATTCCTCATTGATTTGGTGGTTATTTTCCTGTAGAAGATAGAGGCAAATTTGGGGCGTGACAAAGAGCAGCAACCACAACTCcactttggttttgtttaggAATTTCAAAAAGAGCTCAGTCAGTGGCGGAAGGATCCTAATGGAGGCAAGAAAAAGCCCAAATACAGCTATAAGACAGTAGAAGAACTGAAAGCCAAGGGTAGGATCAACAAGCAGCTTTCAGCCCCTCAGAAGGAGCTGTCTCAAGTGAAGGTAAGGTTGGTAACACAAGAGGTGGCATCTCTGGGAAACAGTTTGTCCACTTTGGTGTTGTGAGTGCTTTTTAGCCACCGGTAACCTTAATAGAAGCCAGTTCTAAGAACTGCCTGTCTGCAGCCCCATGAAAATCAAGGCCTCGGACTCATCACTGAATCATGTAATAGACCACTGTGGCACCTAGGACATtgaatttgtttttaagcaagtTCTTTGGCCTCAGGAAAATGCAAATTAGCTTAtatgtggtttggggtttttttaattgcaagttAAGTTTAATTGTTTCACATTTGTCATAGATAAAACACTCCTTCAATTCTGAAAGCAGAGTTGTCCTTACTGGGATTGTGCAACTAAATACATAGTTTGAACCATCTTCTACCCAAAGGGACAGTAAGGGATTTGCCTTATATGGACGTAATAAAATTATTCATCTAAAATTAATATGTCCTTAATAAAAGTGTAAAAGTACCTAAGACTTCTGTGCAATAATGAATAGTATACTACTTGCGTCATCACTGCTTGTAGAATTACTCAGTGAAATGATAAAACTGGGATCAGAAGAGGAgattcttccagctctgtttccaGACTGTTTCTTACTCATTCTAACTCTTCATGTCTGGAGTAGGCCTTTTTGGAGGCAATCCCCAGTTGCTTCATTCAGAATACCAGAGTGTATTAGTAGCCTGCTGGAGTAATTAAGGTACTTGGAAATCTCCAGTTTTCAATTTGGAGTCAgga
Coding sequences:
- the TPST2 gene encoding protein-tyrosine sulfotransferase 2 isoform X3 — protein: MRVTMRRVLLVVGSVVALMVTLHLGQQVLECQQVLSERRHRLMRPENEELVMMDSNHVEYRYSKEMPLIFIGGVPRSGTTLMRAMLDAHPEVRCGEETRIIPRVLAMRQAWSKSGREKMRLDEAGVTDQVLDAAMQAFILEVIAKHGEPARYLCNKDPFTLKSSVYLSRLFPNSKFLLMVRDGRASVHSMITRKVTIAGFDLNSYRDCLTKWNKAIEVMYSQCLEIGRSRCLPVYYEQLVLHPEQSMHAIMKFLDISWSDTVLHHEELIGKPGGVSLSKIERSTDQVIKPVNMEALSKWIGHIPGDVLQDMAHIAPMLARLGYDPYANPPNYGHPDPLVVNNTHRVLKGDYKTPANLKGHLQVLPAQHEAS
- the TPST2 gene encoding protein-tyrosine sulfotransferase 2 isoform X2 encodes the protein MRVTMRRVLLVVGSVVALMVTLHLGQQVLECQQVLSERRHRLMRPENEELVMMDSNHVEYRYSKEMPLIFIGGVPRSGTTLMRAMLDAHPEVRCGEETRIIPRVLAMRQAWSKSGREKMRLDEAGVTDQVLDAAMQAFILEVIAKHGEPARYLCNKDPFTLKSSVYLSRLFPNSKFLLMVRDGRASVHSMITRKVTIAGFDLNSYRDCLTKWNKAIEVMYSQCLEIGRSRCLPVYYEQLVLHPEQSMHAIMKFLDISWSDTVLHHEELIGKPGGVSLSKIERSTDQVIKPVNMEALSKWIGHIPGDVLQDMAHIAPMLARLGYDPYANPPNYGHPDPLVVNNTHRVLKGDYKTPANLKGHLQVTQNTSSSH
- the TPST2 gene encoding protein-tyrosine sulfotransferase 2 isoform X1, whose product is MRVTMRRVLLVVGSVVALMVTLHLGQQVLECQQVLSERRHRLMRPENEELVMMDSNHVEYRYSKEMPLIFIGGVPRSGTTLMRAMLDAHPEVRCGEETRIIPRVLAMRQAWSKSGREKMRLDEAGVTDQVLDAAMQAFILEVIAKHGEPARYLCNKDPFTLKSSVYLSRLFPNSKFLLMVRDGRASVHSMITRKVTIAGFDLNSYRDCLTKWNKAIEVMYSQCLEIGRSRCLPVYYEQLVLHPEQSMHAIMKFLDISWSDTVLHHEELIGKPGGVSLSKIERSTDQVIKPVNMEALSKWIGHIPGDVLQDMAHIAPMLARLGYDPYANPPNYGHPDPLVVNNTHRNIDSCPWSRTARKKLQSHRQQLLNRGSFSCFEVEWFLPSLRLDSAAPPALDVLPVTVSLDEGSFVRLVGAGERLRVGLVPVVLCAGRQLAALTWKSFPGAGLCSECSGLLQLLLALSAC